From Cetobacterium somerae ATCC BAA-474, the proteins below share one genomic window:
- a CDS encoding FomA family porin-like outer membrane protein: protein MKKRYLIFSFLLTSILCNKAFAELKNTEIGNSIQTSYDKRIKQETNFLENSFTPYGEVGTIFTIYGNSGKYKTATAHPMLYLDYTFTPQWSLFFEWNRLMNIYSGEYEKDSNKANHNFSVPKGYFEYIHTNFFDTKAIWRTQIGARQTNFFKDSDDKYWTWISSSLDFYKYFPKSENFEVLQFAIQPLYYYGSFVKSNPNGHMNHAALNLLTQFKIYEDFKFQFNGYLSKEWYNGDFKIDKKEEMNYFAIVSWLEYSKNIYQFNKRTNLQFNFATGFDPYIFTSSSEKNWKPTFWIINHGYGWLWPTKLDSDKSYSNMFNAFVLPQLKIIYNHSEDLTMDLFVQVKYSNQVWGSSQKDWKLQPQGGVGITYRF from the coding sequence ATGAAGAAACGATATTTGATATTTTCTTTTCTTTTAACTTCAATTTTATGTAATAAAGCTTTTGCAGAACTCAAAAATACAGAGATTGGAAACAGCATACAAACTTCTTATGATAAGAGAATAAAACAAGAAACAAATTTCTTAGAAAATTCATTTACTCCTTATGGAGAAGTTGGAACTATATTTACAATTTATGGAAATTCCGGTAAGTATAAAACTGCGACAGCTCATCCTATGCTTTACTTAGATTATACATTCACACCTCAATGGTCATTATTTTTTGAATGGAATAGATTAATGAATATCTATAGCGGTGAATATGAAAAAGATAGTAATAAAGCTAATCATAATTTTAGTGTACCTAAGGGCTATTTTGAATATATTCATACAAACTTTTTTGATACTAAAGCTATTTGGAGAACTCAAATAGGAGCTAGACAAACAAATTTTTTTAAAGATTCTGATGATAAATATTGGACTTGGATAAGTTCCTCTTTAGATTTTTATAAATATTTTCCAAAGAGTGAAAATTTTGAAGTATTGCAATTTGCGATACAACCATTATATTACTATGGATCATTTGTAAAATCTAATCCTAATGGTCATATGAATCATGCTGCACTTAATTTATTAACACAATTTAAAATTTATGAAGATTTTAAATTTCAATTTAACGGATACTTATCTAAGGAATGGTATAATGGTGATTTTAAAATTGATAAAAAAGAGGAGATGAATTACTTTGCAATTGTTTCTTGGCTTGAATATTCTAAAAATATTTATCAATTTAATAAAAGAACAAATCTTCAATTTAATTTTGCTACAGGTTTTGATCCGTATATATTCACAAGTAGTAGTGAAAAGAATTGGAAGCCAACATTTTGGATAATAAATCATGGGTATGGTTGGTTATGGCCAACAAAATTAGATAGTGATAAAAGTTACTCTAATATGTTTAATGCTTTTGTTTTACCTCAATTAAAAATAATATATAATCATTCTGAAGATTTAACAATGGATTTATTTGTGCAAGTCAAGTATTCAAATCAAGTTTGGGGTTCTTCGCAAAAAGATTGGAAACTTCAACCTCAAGGAGGAGTTGGAATTACTTATAGATTTTAA